A single genomic interval of Musa acuminata AAA Group cultivar baxijiao chromosome BXJ3-4, Cavendish_Baxijiao_AAA, whole genome shotgun sequence harbors:
- the LOC135637042 gene encoding uncharacterized protein At4g38062-like yields MEEVCRKLEDLRSEMETLREEYRAKSELSENLRRAHEAQLARLQEAKAQIEKQSAEIDGRVEEISLSKKMYEDLESRLMEKESALKQLALLNESLRASTREKLMDLEGRNRELASALDEANTKLEEQEREICSYKEEIKGLNGLLIKSQKQCSDAELRAQASKEVRRRGEMLQKLEEEKMDVENQLKWKMEQFMHLEEAHGKLQDEFRVAKKLWGLERSTLVDKIQTLQLNFDSQAVVIEDLSSKLKMCNQALAHEESRRKLLEVQISESKALYDNIFSEYEEARSTIEALTEKRDEEIVSLRISLATKSTLIKEIEFKSAHLEQENQELQTSLREYQDAQAIEADTASSLKTLRNKFRALEHAHRRCSEKLKAKEIEWRTHVVKLEKDLDDCRCQLNSKDKRLLDLQLELEDCQSLLMQQKLDIEEIATVLLLVESKFSKSCSVIENLKLEMSQHNAIYAGKFDVLMGQSEKNTALIQAQAETQKEHDAFESLQRRANYLETVAQKNGVLEKELEECRWMLEESYRNLGYIKEQASKKEIHILDDLRSASDELDRANYALAEKTTELSKMQCELQQQTSIMEKIKLDLETELNNYRDDNKATRKNLDFAIVDKMEAENKLRQVKEDLLELTKEKDKIIEELKQHVVLLEEDNGRIESKFASLFKSEVKKFSETEKKFLEFAKYTHRRLKETLGLINKLEEKFISSETTILMTFEQEIFKYLQVTEDYDKSITGLLHDVLSLEEDVTCSVEATTDSQLKDKQLEIHSLRDDLEYMAATYVLMEQESKFQSIFSVELEKEINMLLLNLKSEEISSLNSKNCIEQLKVQLSMQSLENEKKHVQVLDELNFLQIEKRTLVDQLGKLKDNIEALHNINAKLLSEKEELIQQMMGFNNMIGMMYHADEELMRNWDEVLQKAEDENSVTKFDKKYPFNSDIIDDRKYISLKNSIQLVSGKRSPLNEHNW; encoded by the coding sequence ATGGAAGAAGTGTGCAGAAAATTGGAGGACTTGAGGTCTGAAATGGAGACCCTCAGAGAAGAATACCGGGCCAAGTCTGAGTTGTCCGAGAACTTGAGGCGAGCCCATGAAGCGCAACTTGCTCGGCTCCAAGAGGCGAAGGCACAGATTGAGAAGCAGTCTGCAGAGATTGATGGAAGGGTGGAGGAGATTTCCTTGTCCAAGAAAATGTACGAGGATCTTGAATCTCGGTTAATGGAGAAGGAGTCTGCTCTGAAGCAGCTAGCTCTCCTGAACGAGAGCCTCAGGGCCAGTACTAGGGAGAAGCTGATGGATTTGGAAGGGAGAAATAGAGAGCTTGCCTCGGCTTTGGATGAAGCAAACACAAAATTGGAAGAACAGGAGAGAGAAATATGTTCCTACAAGGAAGAGATTAAAGGGCTCAATGGTCTTCTGATCAAGTCTCAGAAGCAGTGCTCTGATGCAGAGCTTAGAGCTCAGGCTTCTAAAGAAGTGAGACGAAGAGGAGAAATGCTGCAGAAATTAGAGGAGGAGAAAATGGATGTTGAGAATCAACTAAAATGGAAAATGGAACAATTTATGCATCTCGAAGAAGCACATGGTAAACTTCAAGATGAGTTTCGGGTGGCCAAGAAGTTGTGGGGATTGGAGAGATCTACTTTGGTCGACAAGATTCAAACTTTGCAATTGAACTTTGATTCTCAAGCTGTAGTCATTGAAGATCTGAGTTCCAAGCTGAAGATGTGCAACCAAGCATTGGCCCATGAGGAGAGTCGAAGGAAGCTGCTTGAAGTTCAGATTTCTGAATCGAAAGCATTGTATGACAACATTTTCTCAGAATACGAAGAAGCTAGATCAACAATTGAGGCATTGACAGAAAAAAGAGATGAGGAGATCGTCTCCTTGAGGATTTCTTTGGCTACTAAGAGTACACTCATTAAAGAGATAGAATTCAAGAGTGCGCACCTCGAACAAGAAAATCAGGAGCTGCAAACATCTTTGAGAGAATACCAAGATGCTCAAGCAATTGAAGCTGATACTGCTTCTTCCTTGAAGACTCTAAGAAACAAATTTCGAGCTCTGGAGCATGCCCACAGGAGATGTTCTGAGAAGCTGAAAGCCAAAGAAATTGAATGGAGGACCCACGTAGTGAAGCTAGAAAAAGATTTGGATGATTGTCGTTGCCAATTAAATTCGAAAGATAAGCGGCTTTTGGATTTGCAGCTTGAGTTGGAAGACTGCCAGTCTTTATTAATGCAACAGAAGTTGGATATTGAAGAGATAGCAACTGTTCTTTTGTTGGTTGAATCGAAGTTTTCCAAGTCTTGCTCAGTTATTGAGAACTTAAAACTTGAGATGTCACAGCATAATGCAATATATGCAGGGAAATTTGATGTTTTGATGGGACAATCGGAGAAGAACACTGCTCTTATTCAAGCACAAGCTGAGACACAAAAAGAACATGATGCATTTGAGTCATTGCAGAGAAGGGCTAACTATCTAGAAACTGTCGCTCAGAAGAATGGTGTGCTGGAGAAAGAGCTGGAGGAATGCAGATGGATGCTTGAAGAATCATACAGGAATCTTGGTTACATAAAAGAACAGGCTTCTAAGAAGGAAATCCACATCTTAGATGACCTTCGAAGTGCATCAGATGAGCTGGATAGAGCAAACTATGCTCTTGCTGAGAAAACGACTGAACTGAGTAAAATGCAATGTGAACTGCAACAGCAAACTTCCATTATGGAGAAAATCAAGCTTGATTTAGAAACTGAATTGAATAACTACAGAGATGATAACAAAGCAACTCGAAAAAATTTGGATTTTGCAATTGTTGACAAGATGGAAGCTGAAAATAAACTCAGGCAAGTAAAGGAAGATCTTCTTGAACTGACAAAAGAGAAAGACAAGATAATAGAAGAGCTCAAGCAACATGTGGTCTTACTTGAAGAAGATAATGGAAGAATAGAGTCTAAGTTTGCCTCTCTGTTTAAATCAGAAGTTAAGAAATTCTCTGAAACAGAGAAGAAGTTTCTTGAATTTGCAAAATACACTCATAGGAGACTAAAAGAAACCCTGGGGCTAATTAATAAGCTGGAAGAAAAGTTCATATCAAGCGAAACTACAATTTTGATGACATTCGAGCAAGAAATATTTAAGTATTTACAAGTCACGGAAGATTATGACAAGAGTATCACTGGACTTCTGCATGATGTTCTTTCACTTGAAGAAGATGTTACCTGTTCTGTGGAAGCGACCACTGATTCTCAACTCAAAGACAAGCAACTTGAGATCCACTCACTTCGTGATGATTTGGAGTATATGGCTGCGACTTATGTGTTAATGGAGCAAGAGTCCAAGTTCCAAAGCATCTTTTCTGTTGAACTGGAAAAGGAGATTAACATGCTGCTGTTGAACTTGAAGTCTGAAGAAATTTCAtcattaaattcaaagaattgcaTAGAACAACTTAAAGTTCAACTGTCCATGCAAAGTTTGGAAAATGAGAAGAAGCATGTTCAAGTACTGGATGAACTAAATTTCTTGCAGATTGAGAAAAGAACTTTGGTGGACCAATTAGGAAAACTCAAGGACAACATAGAGGCCCTTCATAACATAAATGCGAAGCTCTTATCAGAAAAGGAAGAGTTGATTCAACAGATGATGGGGTTCAACAATATGATAGGCATGATGTATCATGCAGATGAAGAGCTGATGAGAAACTGGGATGAGGTCTTGCAGAAAGCTGAAGATGAGAATTCTGTCACAAAATTTGATAAGAAATATCCGTTCAACTCTGACATAATTGATGATAGGAAGTATATTTCTTTAAAGAACAGCATACAACTGGTTTCTGGTAAAAGATCACCTCTAAATGAGCATAACTGGTAG
- the LOC135637043 gene encoding AAA-ATPase ASD, mitochondrial-like, which produces MATLSDQWASLGSLAASIMFLWAVVGRYVPLHHLEHSITKHSRRLFAFVYPYVQVTIPEFSGERMKRSEAYTYIEAYLSNSCSQNASRLKAELGKDSGSLTLSMDEHEEVTDEFEGAKLWWASVSRSPPSQSISWYPPPDSRRYYRLTFHRRHRDSVVGQYLAHVLREGREVGLRKRQRKLYTNNPSNDWYGYKRTVWSHVVFEHPSTFDTLAMDPGKKRELMDDLIAFRNGKDYYTKIGKAWKRGYLLHGPPGTGKSTMIAAIANFLDYDVYDLELTSVKNNTELRKLFIETTSKSIIVIEDIDCSLDLTGKRKSTKSKKEDEGGDDKPKLPGEKEDKEESKVTLSGLLNFIDGLWSACGGERLIIFTTNHVEKLDPALIRRGRMDKHIELSYCHFEAFMVLAKNYLDIDSHPLFDTIKGLMEEVKMTPADVAENLMTKSVKDDAGSRLEGLIQALEMARVAAAKADEGSGVDETVESE; this is translated from the coding sequence ATGGCGACGCTGAGTGATCAGTGGGCGAGCCTGGGCTCCCTCGCGGCCAGCATCATGTTCCTGTGGGCCGTCGTCGGCCGCTACGTCCCCCTCCACCACCTCGAGCACTCCATCACCAAGCACTCCCGCCGCCTCTTCGCCTTCGTCTACCCCTACGTCCAGGTCACCATCCCCGAGTTCTCCGGCGAACGCATGAAGCGCAGCGAGGCCTACACCTACATCGAGGCCTACCTCAGCAACTCTTGCTCGCAGAACGCCAGCAGGCTCAAGGCCGAGCTCGGCAAGGACAGCGGCAGCCTCACGCTCAGCATGGACGAGCACGAGGAGGTCACCGACGAATTTGAGGGCGCCAAGCTCTGGTGGGCCTCCGTGTCTCGCTCTCCTCCCTCGCAGTCCATCTCCTGGTACCCGCCGCCCGATTCCCGGCGGTACTATAGGTTGACCTTCCATCGCCGCCACCGCGATTCCGTAGTCGGGCAGTACCTCGCCCACGTGCTGCGCGAGGGGCGCGAGGTGGGGCTCCGGAAACGACAGCGCAAGCTGTACACCAACAACCCCAGCAACGATTGGTATGGGTACAAGAGAACGGTGTGGAGCCACGTCGTGTTCGAGCACCCGTCCACCTTCGACACGCTCGCCATGGATCCCGGGAAGAAGCGGGAGCTGATGGACGACCTGATCGCCTTCCGCAACGGCAAGGACTACTACACCAAGATCGGCAAGGCGTGGAAGAGGGGCTACCTTCTCCACGGCCCGCCCGGAACCGGAAAGTCCACCATGATCGCCGCCATCGCCAACTTCCTGGACTACGACGTCTACGACCTGGAGCTGACCTCTGTCAAGAACAACACCGAGCTGAGGAAGCTGTTCATCGAGACGACCAGCAAGTCCATCATCGTCATCGAGGACATCGACTGCTCGCTCGATCTCACCGGCAAGCGGAAGAGCACCAAGAGCAAGAAAGAGGACGAGGGAGGCGACGACAAGCCGAAGCTGCCGGGGGAGAAGGAGGACAAGGAGGAGAGCAAGGTGACGCTCTCCGGGCTGCTCAACTTCATCGACGGCCTGTGGTCGGCCTGCGGCGGGGAGCGGCTCATAATCTTCACCACCAACCACGTGGAGAAGCTGGACCCGGCGCTGATACGGAGGGGGAGGATGGACAAGCACATCGAGCTGTCCTACTGCCACTTCGAGGCGTTCATGGTGCTGGCCAAAAACTACCTGGACATCGACTCGCACCCGCTGTTCGACACCATCAAGGGGCTGATGGAGGAGGTGAAGATGACGCCGGCGGACGTGGCGGAGAACCTGATGACCAAGTCCGTGAAGGACGATGCCGGTTCGCGCCTCGAGGGCTTGATTCAGGCACTGGAAATGGCCCGGGTAGCGGCGGCCAAGGCAGACGAAGGCAGTGGCGTGGACGAGACCGTGGAGAGCGAGTAG